A section of the Clostridium sp. TW13 genome encodes:
- the glgB gene encoding 1,4-alpha-glucan branching protein GlgB → MSNKDGIEEIIKKVERTEKESKKASTNASVEVKDGDANDSEKKKKTTRQSNLKKKNTTKSSINKKGKVTEKNKEVIASDKKDASRTSSEVSPDTKVSKKTTVKKSSKKAQKKVPNEKAQVTKEVGITQYDKYLFHEGHSYKCYEFMGAHVVKEGRYKGVRFTTWAPNASKIYLVSNVTDWKIDEKYQLEKISEMGIWSFFTRDIKEGDIYKYAIVNKDGTKVVLKSDPYAFYSEHRPNTASIIYKYDSYKWKDEEWLAHKKSCNIYESAVNIYEVHLGSWKVKENGDTYSYTELSKILPKYVKEMGYTHVELMPVMEHPLDDSWGYQITGYFSPTSRYGTPDEFRQLIDDFHKEDIGVILDWVPGHFCKDEHGLYRFDGTPTYEYQEPNRSENKGWGASNFDLGRREVKSFLISNAIYWLEQFHVDGLRVDAVANMLYLDYDRKNGEWTPNKNGGNQNLEAIEFFRELNKEVFRAYPEVLMIAEESTSWPLVTKPSDIGGLGFNFKWNMGWMNDILEYIKLDPVNRKWHHNKLTFPMMYNYSENFILPISHDEVVHGKKSLVDKMWGDYWNKFAGLRVFISFMLAHPGKKTLFMGSEFGQFIEWRNKEQLDWHLLEEFEMHQKTHSFFKDINKLYLDNEALWKYDYDGKGFEWIDANNRDQSVLVFMRKTDDPKNTLIFICNFTPSVYYNFNIGVPYLGKYEELFNSDNEIYGGSNQLIDETLLSVKSYWHNQKYKLTIKIPPMATLVLKVVDIIDEEKSYFDKDEVKKINYEESMIIAEKEIESKKDN, encoded by the coding sequence ATGAGTAATAAAGATGGTATTGAGGAAATAATAAAAAAGGTTGAGAGAACAGAGAAAGAAAGTAAGAAAGCCTCAACTAATGCTAGTGTGGAGGTAAAAGATGGAGATGCAAATGACTCTGAGAAAAAGAAAAAAACAACTAGGCAATCAAATTTAAAAAAGAAAAATACTACAAAGTCATCTATAAACAAGAAGGGCAAAGTTACTGAAAAAAACAAAGAAGTCATAGCTTCAGATAAAAAAGATGCAAGTAGAACTTCATCAGAGGTATCACCTGATACCAAAGTATCAAAAAAGACTACTGTTAAAAAATCATCAAAAAAAGCACAAAAAAAGGTGCCTAACGAAAAGGCACAGGTCACAAAGGAAGTTGGAATTACACAATATGATAAGTATTTGTTTCATGAAGGGCACAGCTATAAATGTTATGAATTCATGGGAGCACATGTGGTTAAAGAAGGAAGATATAAAGGAGTACGTTTTACAACTTGGGCACCTAATGCTAGTAAAATTTATTTAGTTAGTAATGTAACTGATTGGAAGATAGATGAGAAGTATCAATTAGAAAAAATTTCTGAGATGGGAATTTGGAGTTTCTTTACTAGAGACATTAAAGAAGGAGACATATACAAATATGCAATAGTAAATAAGGATGGAACTAAAGTTGTATTAAAATCAGATCCATATGCATTCTATTCTGAGCATAGACCTAATACTGCTTCTATAATATATAAATATGATTCATATAAATGGAAGGATGAGGAGTGGTTAGCGCATAAAAAAAGTTGTAATATATACGAAAGTGCAGTAAATATATATGAAGTACATTTAGGGTCTTGGAAAGTTAAAGAGAATGGAGATACTTATTCATATACTGAGTTATCCAAAATTCTTCCTAAGTATGTTAAAGAAATGGGATATACACATGTAGAGTTAATGCCAGTTATGGAGCATCCATTAGATGATTCTTGGGGCTATCAAATTACAGGATATTTTTCACCTACAAGCAGATATGGAACTCCAGATGAATTTAGACAGCTTATTGATGATTTTCATAAAGAAGATATAGGAGTTATTCTAGATTGGGTGCCAGGACATTTTTGTAAAGATGAGCACGGTTTATATAGATTTGATGGGACTCCAACTTATGAGTATCAGGAACCTAATAGAAGTGAAAATAAAGGTTGGGGAGCTTCAAATTTTGATTTGGGAAGAAGAGAAGTAAAGTCTTTCTTAATATCAAATGCTATATATTGGTTGGAACAATTCCATGTTGATGGATTAAGAGTGGATGCTGTTGCAAATATGCTTTATTTAGATTATGACAGAAAAAATGGTGAATGGACACCTAACAAAAATGGTGGCAATCAAAACTTAGAAGCAATAGAATTCTTTAGAGAACTAAATAAGGAAGTCTTTAGAGCTTATCCAGAGGTTCTAATGATTGCAGAAGAATCTACATCTTGGCCTTTGGTTACTAAGCCAAGTGATATTGGGGGATTAGGTTTTAATTTTAAATGGAACATGGGCTGGATGAATGATATTCTTGAGTATATTAAGTTAGATCCTGTTAATAGGAAGTGGCATCATAATAAGTTAACATTCCCAATGATGTATAACTACTCAGAAAACTTTATATTACCTATTTCTCATGATGAAGTAGTACATGGAAAGAAATCTTTAGTAGATAAAATGTGGGGGGATTACTGGAATAAGTTTGCTGGATTAAGAGTATTTATTTCATTTATGCTAGCTCATCCGGGAAAGAAAACATTATTTATGGGGAGTGAATTTGGTCAATTTATTGAGTGGAGAAACAAAGAACAGCTAGATTGGCATCTATTAGAGGAATTTGAAATGCATCAAAAAACACATAGTTTTTTTAAGGATATAAACAAATTATATTTAGATAATGAGGCGCTATGGAAATATGATTATGATGGCAAGGGATTTGAATGGATAGATGCGAATAATAGAGATCAAAGTGTATTAGTATTTATGAGAAAAACAGATGATCCTAAAAATACATTAATATTCATTTGTAATTTTACACCATCAGTTTACTATAATTTCAATATAGGAGTTCCATATCTAGGAAAGTATGAAGAACTGTTCAATTCAGACAATGAGATATATGGAGGTTCAAATCAGTTAATTGATGAAACATTACTGTCAGTTAAGTCATATTGGCATAATCAAAAATATAAGTTAACAATAAAAATTCCACCTATGGCTACATTAGTATTAAAGGTAGTAGATATAATTGACGAAGAAAAATCATATTTTGATAAGGATGAAGTAAAAAAAATAAATTATGAGGAGTCAATGATTATAGCTGAAAAGGAAATAGAATCTAAAAAAGATAATTAG
- the glgA gene encoding glycogen synthase GlgA: MRKVLFVASEAAPFIKTGGLGDVMGALPKTLVQKGIDARVIIPKYQKIKHEFVKDFRFLKWITVPVGWRDSYCGIFEYEYEGVKFYFIDNEYYFNREGLYGYYDDAERFAFFDRAVLIILKEIDFKPDIIHCNDWQTGMTPVLYKLEYSKDPFYYDIKTVFSIHNLLFQGTFDPEILPELFGYDMEPFLNKSLELFGGVSFMKGGLNYSDKITTVSNSYAAEIKSPKYGENLDGLLRCRSNDLWGILNGIDYKENNPETDPYIFENYTLDNIERKSVNKEKLQEQLGLPQRKDVPMMAVISRLTPQKGMDLITNIADRLLQHNIQLVVLGTGDRGYEDHFRNLQYRYRDKVVSYIDFDEKLAHKIYAAADMFIMPSLFEPCGLGQLIALRYGTIPIVRETGGLKDTVHPYNKFSGEGNGFSFANYNAWELLISIESAIACYHNKSIWNGLIRYAMTSDNSWEKAADGYIELYNSLQ, encoded by the coding sequence ATGAGAAAAGTTTTATTTGTTGCTTCAGAGGCAGCTCCTTTTATAAAAACGGGAGGCTTAGGAGATGTGATGGGGGCATTACCAAAAACATTAGTTCAAAAAGGTATAGATGCTAGAGTTATAATCCCTAAATATCAAAAAATAAAACATGAATTTGTGAAAGATTTTAGGTTTTTAAAGTGGATAACAGTTCCAGTAGGGTGGAGAGATTCTTATTGTGGAATATTTGAATATGAATATGAGGGTGTGAAGTTTTATTTTATAGATAATGAATATTATTTCAACAGAGAAGGTCTCTATGGATATTATGATGATGCAGAGAGATTTGCTTTCTTTGATAGAGCTGTGCTTATAATCCTAAAAGAAATAGATTTTAAGCCTGACATTATTCATTGTAATGATTGGCAAACTGGTATGACTCCAGTTTTATATAAGTTAGAATATAGCAAAGATCCATTTTATTATGATATAAAAACAGTATTTTCAATACACAACTTACTTTTTCAAGGAACGTTTGATCCAGAAATATTGCCAGAGCTATTTGGATATGATATGGAGCCATTTTTGAATAAAAGTCTTGAACTTTTTGGAGGCGTAAGTTTCATGAAGGGAGGATTAAATTATTCTGATAAAATTACAACAGTTAGTAACAGCTATGCTGCAGAGATTAAATCACCAAAGTATGGAGAAAATTTAGACGGGTTATTAAGATGTAGATCTAATGATTTATGGGGAATATTAAATGGAATAGATTATAAGGAGAATAATCCAGAAACTGATCCATATATTTTTGAAAACTATACTCTGGATAACATAGAAAGGAAAAGTGTAAACAAGGAGAAGTTGCAGGAACAACTTGGATTACCACAGCGCAAAGATGTTCCTATGATGGCAGTTATATCAAGACTTACACCTCAAAAAGGAATGGACTTGATAACTAATATTGCGGACAGACTTCTTCAGCACAACATTCAATTGGTTGTGTTAGGAACTGGTGATAGAGGTTATGAAGATCATTTCAGAAATCTTCAATATAGATATAGAGATAAAGTTGTAAGCTATATAGATTTTGATGAAAAGTTGGCTCATAAAATTTATGCAGCTGCAGATATGTTTATCATGCCTTCATTATTTGAACCATGTGGTTTAGGGCAGTTAATAGCTTTAAGGTATGGCACAATTCCTATAGTTAGAGAAACTGGAGGTTTGAAGGATACAGTACATCCATACAATAAGTTTTCAGGTGAAGGTAACGGTTTTAGCTTTGCAAATTATAATGCTTGGGAATTATTAATTAGTATTGAAAGTGCAATAGCTTGCTATCATAATAAGTCAATTTGGAATGGGCTTATAAGATATGCTATGACTTCAGATAATAGTTGGGAAAAGGCAGCAGATGGATATATAGAATTATATAATAGCTTACAGTAG
- a CDS encoding glycogen/starch/alpha-glucan phosphorylase: MLNISKKTFKKDYVKKFIELHGKELEEGTPQNKYETLGTLVRDYIAEMWIATNKKYNKTQEKQVYYLSAEFLLGRLLGNSLLNLGIRDICKEGLAELNINLEELENLEQDQGLGNGGLGRLAACFLDSMASLNIPGHGCGIRYKYGFFEQKIINGSQIEAPDNWLRGGNVWEIRKPDKAEIVKFGGEVKVEMIDGNMTFIHINYEPVLAVPYDTPVVGYENQVINTLRLWSAEPVSNEFDFSSFSRGDFLKAIEYKNSVEAISHVLYPDDSFYEGKLLRLKQQYFFVSAGLQSIIRHYVKHNGDLENLDEKIAIHINDTHPTLAIPELMRILIDEEGLSWDDAWRITTNSVSYTNHTILAEALEKWPVDMFKKILPRIYMIVEEINRRFCEELWSKYIGQWDKISRMAIIGDGYVKMAHLAIVGSHSVNGVAKLHTEILKKQEMQDFYYLYPRKFNNKTNGITHRRWLMKSNPKLTKLLVDTIGDSWIKHPTDMEKFENHLDDKSVLERLQQIKTENKIDLAKTIKQSSGIIVDPNSIFDVQVKRIHAYKRQTLNCLRVMNLYNKLLENPNLDIVPRTVIFGGKAAPGYFLAKKTIELINAVADKINNDPRVNEKLKVVYLENYRVSLAESIIPAADISEQISTTTKEASGTSNMKFMMNGAITIATLDGANVEIRDEVGDDNIVIFGMNEREVLDYYKNGGYSSWQVCNEDERLKRVTQDLVNGYYSPDKEKFKTIYEHLLTYNDEFFVLKDFDSYLRAQDKVDEIYRDSIRWQKMAGVNIAHSGIFSSDRTIQEYATGIWGSGFLYKNL; encoded by the coding sequence ATGCTAAATATAAGCAAGAAAACTTTTAAAAAAGATTACGTGAAAAAATTTATAGAACTGCACGGAAAAGAATTAGAAGAAGGAACGCCTCAAAATAAGTATGAAACTTTAGGTACTTTAGTAAGAGATTATATAGCAGAAATGTGGATTGCTACAAATAAAAAATATAATAAAACCCAAGAAAAGCAAGTCTATTATTTATCTGCAGAGTTTTTATTAGGAAGATTGTTAGGCAACTCATTATTGAATCTTGGGATAAGGGATATTTGCAAAGAGGGACTTGCAGAGTTAAATATAAATTTGGAGGAATTGGAAAATTTAGAACAAGACCAAGGGTTAGGAAATGGTGGACTAGGGAGACTTGCAGCATGTTTTCTAGATTCAATGGCTTCTCTAAATATACCTGGTCACGGATGTGGTATAAGATATAAATATGGATTTTTTGAGCAGAAGATAATAAATGGTTCTCAAATTGAGGCTCCAGATAATTGGTTAAGGGGGGGAAATGTATGGGAGATAAGAAAACCAGATAAAGCTGAAATTGTTAAATTTGGTGGTGAAGTAAAGGTTGAAATGATTGATGGAAATATGACCTTTATACACATAAATTATGAACCAGTTTTAGCAGTTCCTTATGATACTCCAGTAGTAGGATATGAGAATCAAGTTATAAATACTCTAAGGCTTTGGAGTGCAGAACCTGTATCAAATGAGTTCGATTTTTCGTCTTTTAGTAGAGGAGATTTTTTAAAGGCTATAGAATACAAAAATTCTGTAGAAGCAATTTCTCATGTCCTTTATCCAGATGATTCATTTTATGAAGGGAAGCTGCTTAGATTAAAGCAGCAATACTTTTTTGTATCAGCAGGTCTTCAAAGTATAATAAGACACTATGTTAAACATAATGGAGACCTAGAGAATTTAGATGAAAAAATAGCTATCCACATTAATGACACTCATCCTACATTAGCGATACCTGAATTGATGAGAATTCTAATAGATGAAGAGGGTTTATCTTGGGATGATGCATGGAGGATAACAACAAATTCAGTTTCGTATACTAACCATACAATTCTGGCAGAAGCTTTGGAAAAATGGCCTGTAGATATGTTTAAGAAGATATTGCCAAGAATTTATATGATAGTTGAAGAAATAAATAGAAGATTCTGTGAGGAATTATGGAGTAAGTATATTGGCCAGTGGGATAAGATATCTAGAATGGCTATCATAGGAGATGGATATGTAAAGATGGCGCATTTAGCTATAGTAGGTAGCCATAGTGTAAATGGAGTAGCAAAACTTCATACAGAAATACTTAAGAAGCAGGAAATGCAAGATTTTTATTATCTATATCCAAGGAAGTTCAATAATAAAACAAATGGAATTACTCATAGAAGATGGCTTATGAAATCAAATCCAAAGCTAACCAAGCTTTTGGTTGATACTATAGGAGATAGTTGGATTAAGCACCCTACAGATATGGAGAAATTTGAAAATCATCTTGATGATAAATCTGTACTGGAAAGATTACAACAGATAAAGACAGAAAATAAGATAGACCTTGCTAAAACAATAAAACAATCATCAGGAATAATTGTGGATCCAAATTCTATCTTTGATGTTCAGGTTAAAAGAATTCATGCTTATAAAAGGCAAACATTAAATTGTTTGAGAGTAATGAATTTATATAATAAACTTTTAGAAAATCCCAATCTTGATATAGTACCAAGAACTGTTATATTTGGGGGAAAAGCAGCTCCAGGATATTTTCTTGCAAAGAAAACTATAGAGCTTATAAATGCGGTAGCTGATAAGATAAATAATGATCCTAGAGTGAATGAGAAGCTCAAAGTAGTATATCTTGAAAACTATAGGGTGTCTTTGGCAGAAAGTATAATTCCAGCTGCAGATATAAGTGAGCAAATTTCAACAACTACTAAGGAGGCATCCGGAACCTCTAATATGAAATTTATGATGAATGGAGCTATAACTATAGCAACCTTAGATGGTGCAAATGTTGAAATAAGAGATGAAGTTGGCGATGACAATATAGTAATCTTTGGTATGAATGAACGAGAGGTATTAGATTATTATAAAAATGGTGGATATTCTTCTTGGCAAGTATGTAATGAAGATGAAAGATTGAAAAGAGTCACTCAAGATTTAGTTAATGGATATTATTCACCAGATAAAGAAAAGTTCAAAACTATATATGAACATTTATTGACATATAATGATGAGTTCTTTGTACTGAAAGATTTTGATTCTTATTTAAGAGCGCAAGACAAAGTTGATGAAATATATAGAGATTCCATTAGGTGGCAAAAGATGGCTGGAGTTAATATAGCTCATTCAGGTATTTTTTCGAGTGATAGAACAATACAAGAATATGCTACAGGAATATGGGGATCAGGATTTTTATACAAAAACTTATAG